In Rhodopirellula sp. P2, the DNA window TTTGGGTGAAGTCATGGACAAAAGAGATTGGCAGAAGGTCGCGTTGTTGGTCCAGCGACGCCAGCGACTCCTGGTGGTCGATCTCGTTCCCGATTTCCAGGCGTTCTGCGCGAACCTGTAACTCCGTGAACCGAGTGCTCACCCGACCACCGGGGCCCTGGATTTGAACGCCGAACTGGATCCCCATGGACTTCAGATCATCCCTGACAAATCTCTCTTCGCCAATCAAATGAAAGTAGTCAGAATCTCCATCCGCAGCCAAGTAAAAGACTTTGTCACCACGTCGTGACAACCGCAGCCGTCCAGCGTCACTGTCGCATGGGATTTTGCCGAAGTAGTTGCGACGTTGTTCTCCGTTGACCGTCGCCATTCTCAAACACTGCAGCATTTGATCGCTGTTGCGATCATTGACCCACTGGATCAACGCCATGTCTTCCTCTGGCGTGTCTGCGACCACATGCATTCGGACACTGCCGATCTTTTCCTTCTGTGATTCACATTGAAGTTGATCGTAGGAGACGATGACATCGAAGTCACCTCCGAGTTGAATGTCGGGGGCCAGCAATGTTCCGCGGTACCCTGTCTCGCTGACTTGGCTCAGCACCACGCCTTCGTCGGTCGCGACCACAGTCCTCGCCGGATCACCTTCCGCTTGGACAAACCGTCCTCGAACAAGCGCAGCAAGATCAATGCGATCGTTCAACTTCTCACCAGGATTATCTGCCGTCCAGTCCAACCGCCCGCCGAAATCACCAGCGAGTTGCTGCTGCTCGATGTCTGGTAGTTCGGTGGGCCAATCGCCCGTCCAACGTGCGTTCCGGACTCGCAACGACGACTGATCGGCGTAATGAAACACTCCAAAGCAGGGATGCACACCGTCGCTCTCGATCTCCGATGTGTGAATCACCTGACCGTTCAATCGGAGAACGAGTTCATCACCTCGACGCTGCAATTGCAAATGATTCCAGGCATTCCCTCGCAAGGGAATCGACTGGCCTTGCCCGACACCCACCGGGCGTTCATTGTCGGGTCGCAAGCCACTTCGGTCATAGCGTCCGTCGGTCAGCCGATGTTCGCTCACACCCTGCTCCCGAATCAGATAACAAGTTCTCCCGAAAGCGGGATGAGCCTCCCAGCGTCCGTTTTCATACCAAAACTCGTACTCGATCACGCCATCCTCAACCATCGGCCGGATGTACCGCAGAAGATGCTCGACATGACTGCCATGAGGCAGGTACCCGATGCGAGGATCGAAAACTTCCGTGGTCACACCTCCCTGGGAACCTTCCACTCGAGTTGCTGACCAATTCGCGAGTTGATTCAGACGAGTGCCCGGGTCTTGGTAATAGTCATACCAACCCAACAAACCGGTGGATTCGACCATTTCAATGCGGTCTGGAATGACCGGATTCCCCGTGATTCGCAGGTTGTCGACGCCACCCTGGACTCGGTAGTTGGTGCGAATCCCAAGCCATGGGTACACCGAATCGCCAACAGGTTGACGGTGGATTTCGCGACCGTTGATCGACGTTGTCACCACCCCGTCTTGCACACTCGCCCGCGTGCGTAGATAGCCGTAGCGGTGGGTGTCGGTCAGTGCACCGCCGATGTTTGTCCGCCCAAGTTCCTGCCGCACATTGCCCAGCATGCTTTGAGTGTGGTTGTAAACCAGCCCTGCATAAAACCCGCCGACCAACAAATGCGCCTCGCGGTAACCAAACCCGGTTGTCATCGCGTCCACGGTGTAGTCGCCCTGCAGAGGCGACTGGAAAAACAGAATGTCGTCGCCGTAATTCGACTGGTTCCGATACTGCCCTCGGGCAAAGGATGGATTGGGAGAAGGGAACGCATTGCCGTGCTCGAAGGCACGTTCGAGACTTCCCATGAACCACTGCGGCTTGTCCTCGACCAAGCTTCCTGGGCCATCAGGATCACTCAGTTTGACCTGAGCGGCAACGAGGTGACGAATCCAAGCGGGCCGATCGTATTCCTTTCGGTAAGCCAGCGTGGTGAACAAAACGAGTTCACGAATCGCGGTTGTTGATGGTGCGACTTGGACCGCTTTCTCCGCGAGCAACACGATTCCATCCCGCGAATGTTTCAGCAACAAATTGTCAGAGCGAACAAGTTTCAGCAACTCATCCACACCTTCCTCCACCGTCGCCGCATCGTTCCTTTCCAATGCGATGAGAACAAGCAACACCAGTTGGTCACAACGTTCAGCCGGTGTCCTCACAGGAATTTGATTGATGTCATTCAAGAATGAATCAAGCTGATTCAATTCCTCTGCCAAACGAATCAATTGCAACGCTGGTGAAACGATCGTGGGACGCCTTCGCTGATCATCGCCCAGGTCTCCGAAATCAGCGGTGATGCGGGGGCTCGCAGCCTTCGGTCCGCCGATCACCCACGACTTCAGATATCGATAACGTTCGGCCGGCTCGAGTCTTTCCGCCTGCTGGCAGACCATGGCTCCTGATTCCGAAACGTGCTGATCACTCAGGATCCAAGCGGCCGCAACAGCATCCGATCGAACGGCATCCTCGTTGCCGAACGAAGAGTTGTTCGCAGCCGCACACAGAACGAGAGCGACGAGAAACGAGAAGCATCTCAAAGCTAATGGATTGATTGAAATATTCATGATGCCAGCTTTAGCGAAACCAATTGCGAATGGAGTTGTAAATCCGCGAAGGCACACTGTCCTGAACGGGGCTTTCGGTCGCCGAATTCTCAACCGGCATCACCACGGAGGGAGCCGTGGCCCAATTCTTTGCCGGCGTGGCGGGATCGGTATGGATCGACATCCTTTCTAGCACAGCCCGCATCTCACCGTGGTTCAAACCGCCAATGAACCAGGTCTCCGCCTGGGTGGCCACCACTTCACGCTTCAGCTTGTAGGTGGCAACCAGCTTCTCGTCTTCGGTTCCAGCGACTCGGTAAAGGTAGTACAGGGTCTGATCTCTCAAAGCGATTCGTAACTGATCGGGTGACTCAATGACTGAAACGCGTAGAACTTGATTCTTCACTTTGCCAGCCTGGTCACGCCCCACAATCCGCGGCCGCAATTCGATCCTCCCATCGGACATGTGGCGAGCGATCAAAGTCGCCTCGGTGATGGTCAAGTGTGTGGGATCAACTTCTTCCTCGCCTATTTCGGATAGATTCAACACGACCACCGTCTCCGTTGTCATGCCGCTATCACGGTTCCCCATCGCTTTGACAACGGTGAACTCGGATTGAATATCGGCCTGCAGTGTTTGTTGCAAAGGCTTGAGGACCGCGACCCTTTCGGCGGTCTGTTCTCCACCCAATGCGGTGAACAAAATCCCTTCCGAGGTCTCAGTAAAATCCTCTGTCGGACCATCCACCACGATCCAGTCCCCGTTCAGCATCCCCTGCGTCGTCAGATCGATGTCCAACGCATGCATGCTGTCTCGTGATTGATTCAGCTCCTCGATCGTGCCGGCTGGATCTGATGGTTGCAACAGATCAATGACGTCTGCCCGGATGATGACTTCCGTCCACGTCCCGCTAACACTCATGCCTTTGCCGCCCACGCTGTAGTTGTAAAAACCGAGTGGCGGCACGGGCCCGAGCGGGATCTCAGTCGAACCGATCAAGTGAAACTGCGATGAATCACCTTGAGCGAACAATCCGTAGATCGTTCCTCCTCGCCGGACCAACCGCAGGCGTCCGGACGTGGAGAGTTCCCGACGTGTCCACCCGCGAATCCACTTGACTCCACCATGTTGATTGATCTCATTGTGGGAAAACGCGATGTCAGGCAAGCCACTCAGGCGATCTCGACGAATGCACATGTCCAGGCGACTTCGCTGTCCATTTTGCAGTTGAACGTTGATCCCGAGTCCGCAGTGCCATGTCGGTTCCTCGTCTCCAAGTTGCAAGTCTTTGAAACCAAAGGTGATTTCAAAATCACCATCGATGGTGCCGCTCAGCCGGATCGCGGCTTGATCGGAAGGTGATGCTCGCACCAAGTGAATGCCATCGGGCAACTGTGACAAACGATCCGCCCGCCCATCGACCTCGAACACGTTGGCTGGAATGCCTTTTCCAAAGTCATGTTCGAAGTGTTCGGGAAGAGCTTCGGCGGCCGCTTCCAATTCTTTGACCAGGCTGGAAGCGAGCTCCTGCTCCGATACTTCCGGCAACGCGTCATGCCAATCGCCGCTCAGACGCAGATTGCGGACCGCCGCGCGAGTTTGATCGCGATAGTGGAACAATCCAAACGTGGGTGACTCACCAGCACTGATTTGCTTCTCTGCGACTGGTTTGCCGTTGAGTGACACGACGATGCGGTCGCCGTTGAATCGAACCTCAACCTGATTCCATCCCTCCACCAACTCAGGTGACGTGCTGCTCACTGGTTTCGTTCGGTTGTCGGGGCGAAGCGGCGCCTGTTGATGCATTCCATCGGTGATTTGATGCAGAGCAACACCGGAGGAATCCATCAGAAACGCGGTCCTGCCGACACACGGGAACACGGCAGTCGCAGTTGCGTTGTACAGAAACTCGTACTGAATGCGTGCGTCCCAAACGATGGGGCGGACGTAGACCAGCAAGTCTTCGTCATGCGATCCGAACCGATCACTGGTTCGCTCGCTGACCAAATTCAACGAGCCGCCGTCCTCTTGGATGCTCCAACTTCCCAGACCGTTGTTCAAATCCGTGTCGTAGTAGCTGGACCAACCTCTCAGTGACGAATCACTCAGCAGATCGATCGATGGCGGCGTCACTGGCGTCCCCGAAATTCGCAAGTCAGCGATGCGTCCCTTCGAGCGACGCCAACCTCGGATGCCAACCCAGGGTGCCGAGGAGTTCTGCGATGCATCGACGTGAGTCCGCCGTCCATTGAAAAAGTGTTCGACTTGTTCGGTGGAGCTGCTCACTCGCAACAGGCTTTCGCCTCCCAACGGCTCGATCGGCCTGTTCACTGGCACCTCCCTGTTCCCCTTGGCAAAGCTGCCGACCGACGAGATTGGTCGCGAATCCGATGGGCTCACTGCAATCCCGCCAACCATCAGCTCACTGAACGCTCCGTGGAGGGTAGAGACTTCAGCAACCGTTTCGAAATTGCCCTGCAGAGGATTGCGAAAGACGAGGTAGTCCAGCTCATGCCCGGAGACTTTCACGACGCCTCGATCATGCATTGCAAAGCGAGGCAAAACATTCCCGTGCCCATGGGAAGCAGCGTCGATTCGGCTGAACACATCAAACGAATCAGGAACACTCGCAAGCGATCCGTGCGTCCGCGCTGAACAGTGATCCAACAACAAACACAAGAAATCCGCCGTCAGGTCCAACTCCGCGTTGGGGATAAAATCCCGAAGTCCAGAGAACGCGCCGAACAATTCTTCGCCCACCAGATCAGTGGTTGCAGGGTTCTCAACGGCCGTCCACAAGACGATCAGATCCGCCCACCAAACTTCGGCCGCGTTCTGATCTTGCCAGGGTCGATTCTTCGCGAACCGTTCGGTCAGTCGCTGCAGCACATCAGCTTGCTCCGACTCGGCAATCGCCAGCAGCGTCAGCAGCGTGTCCTTCGCCTGATGCTGGTCGTCACGAATTGGTTTCCATTCCACAATCCGCGCCTTCAACTCTGTCTCGAGTTCCAACTTCACCGCCAAAGTGATCAATTCGCGAGCCGGGCAACAGATCCATCCACTTTCAGGATACTCCGACAACGGCACCCAACTTCGCGCCGCAACATCGGGGGTCGTTCCCGCGGGCCGAGCAATCGAACCTTCGATACGGAGTCCGTGGCCATTGCCGGGGAAGACCCACCGACATAGTTCTTCATACTGCTGTGCCGGGGTCAATTCATCAATTCGCGTCAAGAATTGAACCGCGTTTTCTTGAAGCGTTTTCTCACCGATCAAGTGATTCAGTGCCGTCGCATCATCCATCACGGATTCAGCGGTCCGAGGCGAGTCCGCGGAGCGAACGTCGACGCTCATCCATAGAACAGCGACGCACACGGACAACCGACAAGCGAACCGAAGCAAGCCTTTCGAATCAACAAAATCTGTTTCAAATTGCATTGGGTCTCGCAAACTCAGGCTTCATCGATAGTTCCCCACCTAAAGATTGTCGCTGCAAGCACGCCGATCACACGCAGAAATTCTTGAATTCGTCTTTTCTCCATTCATCGCGATTCAGCAGCAACGAATCCTTTCACTCGATTGATAGCGAAACGGAAGAGCCGAAGGCGTCTTCAGCCGGTTTGAGAAGGTCCGCTTGGGATGCGTTTCGCGTGTTGAAGATGCTTCGGTGCATTCGCCTCCGCTATGATTCATGCCTCTCAGGACCGCTTTCTAAGAATTCCAGACCGATTCCGCGGGTGAATTCTCGAGCGGCCTCGACTTACTTCTGATGTTGCAAACCGCGGGTCCGTGATCCTGCCGATTGGCGAGACCAATTTTGAATAATGCTGAACTCATTGACGGGCTGCGAAATCGCGATCCCAGTGCAGCGCAATACCTGAACGATTGTTTTGTCCCATCGATCTGGCGTTTCGTTTTCTATCGCGTGGATCGAGATGCGCACCTAGCGGAGGACATCGTTGCGGAAGCGGTCTTGGCGTTGATGTCAGCCGCGATCGCGGACACCGAAATTGAGAACCCTGCTGGATGGCTGAGAACGGTCGCACACCGACGCATTCAAGATCATTACCGAGCTGCCGCCCGGGTTCGGCACCTGATCGAAGACGCTCAATATCAGGGTGAACCCACCGACGAAAACGACCCGGCCACGCAGCATGACCAGGAACAGCAACGCGAGAGCGTTCGTGAAGCGGTTGGCGTTTTGCCCGAACACTACCAACAAGTCCTCGAATGGAAATACGTCGACCAGATCAGCGTCAAAGTGATTGCAGCGCGTCTGGACACGACCGAGAAGAGCGTGCAAGGGACGCTGTTTCGGGCTCGCCAAGCCTTGCGTGATCAATTGAAAACCGAACCGATTCCTCCGTCGCCGACACAATGCTCCAAGCCATGCGATGAGTCCCCACGCCCATCCAATCCCCAAGATCCCCCCTCCCTGAAATCAACGTCACCATCCAAACAGGTATCGGCTTGGTTTTTCACGTAAAAACTGAGCCAGGTTGCACAGGTTCGCTTCCATGACATCCGAACGTCCATTCAATCCGTCGTCAGTCGACAACGATCCGTCCGAGTTGCATCGCAACGAAGAGGATGAATCGTCGGTGGCATTGCTGCTGGCAGACGCACTCGATGCGCCTCCCGTGCCGCGTTCTTTGACCAAGCGATTGGATGCCGAAATCACCGAGCAATGGGGTCACTCACCAGGACTGACTGGTTCTCGTGCAACCGGAACCGTCACACTCGCCGGTGCCAAACGGGTGATCAAAACTTCGTGGTGGTTGGCCGGCACCGTTGCCGCCTCGTTGATGCTGATCGTGTTTCTGGCCGGTGGTAGCAACACCTATGCGTGGGCCACTGTGCTGGAAGCCATGCAACAACACGGATTGATCCAAATCGCCGACGCCGATGGCAATCGTTGGCTGGACCTTTCAAAACGAATTGCGTGCGAGCAGACACCTCAGCAAACACGCTGGGTTGATGTTGACCGGCGGATGGTATCGATCAGTTCGGGTCAGGCAGAAACGCGAACTTCATCGTTGGCAATTCCCACAAACGTCTCACCGACGAACGAGGAATTGCTGGCGATGATGCTGCTGGGCCAGCCATTGACAGCCCAATCGATCGAACAGTTTCGCGGGGTCCGCATCGTTCAT includes these proteins:
- a CDS encoding DUF1583 domain-containing protein — translated: MQFETDFVDSKGLLRFACRLSVCVAVLWMSVDVRSADSPRTAESVMDDATALNHLIGEKTLQENAVQFLTRIDELTPAQQYEELCRWVFPGNGHGLRIEGSIARPAGTTPDVAARSWVPLSEYPESGWICCPARELITLAVKLELETELKARIVEWKPIRDDQHQAKDTLLTLLAIAESEQADVLQRLTERFAKNRPWQDQNAAEVWWADLIVLWTAVENPATTDLVGEELFGAFSGLRDFIPNAELDLTADFLCLLLDHCSARTHGSLASVPDSFDVFSRIDAASHGHGNVLPRFAMHDRGVVKVSGHELDYLVFRNPLQGNFETVAEVSTLHGAFSELMVGGIAVSPSDSRPISSVGSFAKGNREVPVNRPIEPLGGESLLRVSSSTEQVEHFFNGRRTHVDASQNSSAPWVGIRGWRRSKGRIADLRISGTPVTPPSIDLLSDSSLRGWSSYYDTDLNNGLGSWSIQEDGGSLNLVSERTSDRFGSHDEDLLVYVRPIVWDARIQYEFLYNATATAVFPCVGRTAFLMDSSGVALHQITDGMHQQAPLRPDNRTKPVSSTSPELVEGWNQVEVRFNGDRIVVSLNGKPVAEKQISAGESPTFGLFHYRDQTRAAVRNLRLSGDWHDALPEVSEQELASSLVKELEAAAEALPEHFEHDFGKGIPANVFEVDGRADRLSQLPDGIHLVRASPSDQAAIRLSGTIDGDFEITFGFKDLQLGDEEPTWHCGLGINVQLQNGQRSRLDMCIRRDRLSGLPDIAFSHNEINQHGGVKWIRGWTRRELSTSGRLRLVRRGGTIYGLFAQGDSSQFHLIGSTEIPLGPVPPLGFYNYSVGGKGMSVSGTWTEVIIRADVIDLLQPSDPAGTIEELNQSRDSMHALDIDLTTQGMLNGDWIVVDGPTEDFTETSEGILFTALGGEQTAERVAVLKPLQQTLQADIQSEFTVVKAMGNRDSGMTTETVVVLNLSEIGEEEVDPTHLTITEATLIARHMSDGRIELRPRIVGRDQAGKVKNQVLRVSVIESPDQLRIALRDQTLYYLYRVAGTEDEKLVATYKLKREVVATQAETWFIGGLNHGEMRAVLERMSIHTDPATPAKNWATAPSVVMPVENSATESPVQDSVPSRIYNSIRNWFR
- a CDS encoding RNA polymerase sigma factor, which produces MNNAELIDGLRNRDPSAAQYLNDCFVPSIWRFVFYRVDRDAHLAEDIVAEAVLALMSAAIADTEIENPAGWLRTVAHRRIQDHYRAAARVRHLIEDAQYQGEPTDENDPATQHDQEQQRESVREAVGVLPEHYQQVLEWKYVDQISVKVIAARLDTTEKSVQGTLFRARQALRDQLKTEPIPPSPTQCSKPCDESPRPSNPQDPPSLKSTSPSKQVSAWFFT
- a CDS encoding DUF1583 domain-containing protein, which gives rise to MNISINPLALRCFSFLVALVLCAAANNSSFGNEDAVRSDAVAAAWILSDQHVSESGAMVCQQAERLEPAERYRYLKSWVIGGPKAASPRITADFGDLGDDQRRRPTIVSPALQLIRLAEELNQLDSFLNDINQIPVRTPAERCDQLVLLVLIALERNDAATVEEGVDELLKLVRSDNLLLKHSRDGIVLLAEKAVQVAPSTTAIRELVLFTTLAYRKEYDRPAWIRHLVAAQVKLSDPDGPGSLVEDKPQWFMGSLERAFEHGNAFPSPNPSFARGQYRNQSNYGDDILFFQSPLQGDYTVDAMTTGFGYREAHLLVGGFYAGLVYNHTQSMLGNVRQELGRTNIGGALTDTHRYGYLRTRASVQDGVVTTSINGREIHRQPVGDSVYPWLGIRTNYRVQGGVDNLRITGNPVIPDRIEMVESTGLLGWYDYYQDPGTRLNQLANWSATRVEGSQGGVTTEVFDPRIGYLPHGSHVEHLLRYIRPMVEDGVIEYEFWYENGRWEAHPAFGRTCYLIREQGVSEHRLTDGRYDRSGLRPDNERPVGVGQGQSIPLRGNAWNHLQLQRRGDELVLRLNGQVIHTSEIESDGVHPCFGVFHYADQSSLRVRNARWTGDWPTELPDIEQQQLAGDFGGRLDWTADNPGEKLNDRIDLAALVRGRFVQAEGDPARTVVATDEGVVLSQVSETGYRGTLLAPDIQLGGDFDVIVSYDQLQCESQKEKIGSVRMHVVADTPEEDMALIQWVNDRNSDQMLQCLRMATVNGEQRRNYFGKIPCDSDAGRLRLSRRGDKVFYLAADGDSDYFHLIGEERFVRDDLKSMGIQFGVQIQGPGGRVSTRFTELQVRAERLEIGNEIDHQESLASLDQQRDLLPISFVHDFTQTPGKPAELYHWGESQRSASGLQVIAPGSDEWTSAGVSLMHRIEGDFDIAFHFDAPKLPTPTKGQQTQLYLQIEWSDENQTQVDSMISKSDSGSVVSRGMSRILVNGRSTYQMFGNQPSDQPDYLRIARRGDMCYCISGREAEQQALMLGAIRVSGQPIDPMRVRMILHTGGEGRTSEVLFKSIRVKAAAATLGAPLQTRRREGQVFAVPDPAEPTPRPTSVFDSIRNLFR